In one window of Borrelia anserina Es DNA:
- a CDS encoding DJ-1 family glyoxalase III, whose product MRVAVVLANGFEEIEAIIPVNILRRGGVDLKLISLNDDRVVAGARGVTFWADEKISDCSADDFDLIILPGGIPGATNLFESKYLDNILKNMNLQGKFIAAICASPAVVLSAKGLLGSNKFTCYPGFEKGVIDGEFVDEDVVISNNFITSKGVGTAFEFAFALLKIIRGEKVLEDVKKKVLL is encoded by the coding sequence ATGAGAGTAGCAGTTGTGCTTGCAAATGGTTTTGAAGAGATTGAAGCTATAATTCCTGTTAATATTTTAAGACGTGGTGGTGTTGATCTGAAGCTTATAAGTCTAAATGATGATAGGGTTGTTGCAGGTGCTAGGGGAGTTACTTTTTGGGCTGATGAGAAAATATCAGATTGTAGTGCAGATGATTTTGATTTAATAATACTTCCTGGAGGAATACCTGGTGCTACAAATCTTTTTGAATCTAAATATTTGGATAATATTTTAAAAAATATGAACTTGCAAGGTAAGTTCATTGCAGCTATTTGTGCATCGCCAGCGGTTGTGCTTTCTGCAAAGGGGCTTTTGGGTTCAAATAAATTTACTTGCTATCCAGGATTTGAAAAAGGTGTTATTGATGGTGAGTTTGTGGATGAGGATGTTGTTATTAGTAATAACTTTATTACTTCTAAGGGTGTTGGTACGGCTTTTGAATTTGCTTTTGCTTTGCTTAAGATTATTAGAGGCGAGAAGGTACTTGAGGATGTTAAGAAAAAAGTTTTGCTTTGA
- a CDS encoding acetate kinase, with amino-acid sequence MIILTLNTGSSSLKFTLYKYKEYKYKDTQILVSGIIEKIKTSKAIIKIQTKNELLERTNENIKSHKEALKRLIKVLTNKKLKIIDNLNEIQGIGHRIVHGGPNFKNSVILNENVLIELKKISKLAPLHNPTAIKVIETTLKIFQNIKQVLCFDTSWHQTMNENAFLYATPYSWYKDYKIRKYGFHGLSYAYITKRVATILNKHIKDLNLIILHLGNGSSINAVKNGISYDTSMGLTPLEGLVMGTRSGDIDPSVIPLMSKQLNKTPRKIEEILNKESGMLGISLKSNDLRDIWQGVENNEYNSKLAVEIMAYRIKKYIGSYLAVLNFNIDAIVFTAGIGVTDYGIRELSLKGFEKIGIKIDIQKNNLAREKNIESDISSEKSKTKILVIPTNEELTILEDTYNLITEHS; translated from the coding sequence ATGATAATACTAACACTTAATACAGGAAGTTCTTCATTAAAATTTACATTATATAAATATAAAGAATATAAATATAAAGACACACAAATACTGGTATCTGGAATAATCGAAAAAATAAAAACAAGCAAAGCAATAATTAAAATTCAAACCAAAAACGAATTATTAGAAAGAACAAATGAAAACATCAAATCACATAAAGAAGCATTAAAACGACTGATTAAAGTGCTTACAAACAAGAAATTAAAAATCATAGACAACTTAAATGAAATCCAAGGAATAGGACACAGAATTGTACATGGAGGGCCAAATTTCAAAAATTCAGTAATACTTAATGAAAATGTTTTAATCGAACTCAAAAAGATATCAAAGCTAGCACCTCTCCACAATCCAACTGCAATAAAAGTCATAGAAACAACACTTAAAATATTTCAAAATATAAAACAAGTTTTATGTTTTGATACATCATGGCATCAAACCATGAATGAAAATGCATTCTTATACGCCACACCATACTCTTGGTATAAAGACTACAAAATCAGAAAATACGGATTTCACGGCCTATCCTATGCATACATAACTAAAAGAGTTGCAACAATACTTAATAAACACATAAAAGATTTAAACTTGATAATACTACATTTAGGTAATGGATCCAGCATCAATGCAGTCAAAAATGGAATATCCTACGACACAAGCATGGGCCTTACTCCCCTTGAAGGGCTCGTAATGGGTACAAGAAGTGGAGACATAGATCCTTCAGTCATTCCTTTAATGAGTAAACAACTAAACAAAACCCCAAGAAAGATTGAAGAAATCCTCAATAAGGAAAGTGGTATGCTTGGAATATCTCTTAAGTCAAATGATCTAAGAGATATTTGGCAAGGGGTGGAAAATAATGAATATAACTCTAAACTTGCAGTTGAAATAATGGCTTACAGAATCAAGAAATATATTGGATCTTACCTTGCAGTACTCAACTTCAATATTGATGCAATAGTTTTCACAGCTGGCATCGGTGTTACCGACTATGGAATTAGAGAACTATCACTAAAAGGCTTTGAAAAAATTGGAATAAAAATTGACATTCAAAAGAACAATTTAGCAAGAGAAAAAAACATAGAATCTGATATATCAAGTGAAAAAAGTAAGACAAAAATACTAGTAATACCAACAAATGAAGAATTAACTATACTAGAAGACACCTACAATCTAATTACAGAGCATTCATGA
- the mfd gene encoding transcription-repair coupling factor: MNIEKEITVRLSENQNLKKIKQFIKNNIPFVITGHEGFFKAFLINKIKEYSKENKVILIVKNENISSELKNDLMQITDQIYELNYFNSLTYKGISSKSKIFSERVKFLINFYENNSGIYIVSLKSLLSKIPTKENLFNNIYKIHTGKIINIENLEINLIKLGYEKTTRVALPGEFTIKGTTIDLYPFNKAQPIRISMHVDKIEEIKYFNPLTQLKQENEILEFDIIPTKEIIWNNESINILKQHIKENEYKKLFEQIQTKYNVRAEEMFYPLIGNTYLSQEINADIITINFEIPNLQAEIKNIYKEYEKLYNQAIETGEKTIAPKKIFTNLNNLRLKTHILFAKTPAPTKTEEIIEFKIESECKCFSNIALAKEKIQNWLNNGFKVIIAAESNSQKEKLKYIFKELHQIKIEVLKISSSLIINKEKIAIILESDIFNRIQKTNKAFESSKTKTIDSFIEIEKNSHIVHINHGIGIFRKIKRIKTSLLEKDYIEIEYADNEKLFIPIEQTHLIQRYIGNETQNIKLDKISSKTWEKKKAYAKKRIDAIADKLVSLYLERESTKGFQYPQDDEWQLLFEAEFPYNETPDQLTAISEIKQDMMSPKVMDRLLCGDVGFGKTEVAMRAAFKAVMGKKQVAILSPTTILTEQHFNTFKKRFKNFPVKIAMISRFIGKSKEREIIKNLETGEIDIIIGTHKILSKKIIYKNLGLIIIDEEQRFGVREKERLKEIKVSIDCLSLSATPIPRSLHMSLIKLRDISVLKTPPQNRIKIETYVEEFNELLIKHAIENELSRDGQVFFVHHNIQELDSIKAILEKVVPYARIATIHAKLTGEQIENIMHDFINKSYQVLLATTIIENGIDIENANTIIINNANRFGLAQLYQLRGRVGRSSQKAFAYFLYKENSSLNEGAIERLKAISELSELGAGFQIAMKDMEIRGVGNLLGREQHGEIESIGLDYYLTMLNKAIEKRMGKNSKEDKITIEINYNGFIPDSYINSEQDKISIYKKIAAIQNEEENNKIRSEIYDRFGPIPKELNTLLMLSELKLLVKKLNIASLKERNGLLEIEYLNTSSIPVTKIIQIIKYNPTIMKINPEYKNSVFLNLKNVKESEKIKCIYKNLNLLL, from the coding sequence ATGAATATAGAAAAAGAAATAACTGTCAGACTAAGTGAAAATCAAAATTTAAAAAAAATAAAACAATTTATTAAAAATAATATACCCTTTGTAATAACAGGGCATGAAGGATTTTTTAAGGCTTTTCTAATCAACAAAATAAAGGAATACAGCAAAGAAAATAAAGTTATATTAATAGTAAAAAACGAAAATATTTCCAGTGAACTCAAAAATGACTTAATGCAAATTACAGATCAAATATATGAACTTAATTATTTTAATTCCCTTACATATAAAGGAATAAGTTCAAAAAGCAAAATCTTTAGCGAAAGAGTAAAATTTTTAATCAATTTTTATGAAAATAATTCTGGAATCTACATTGTTTCGCTTAAATCTCTACTTAGCAAAATTCCTACAAAAGAAAATTTATTTAACAACATTTATAAAATTCATACAGGTAAGATCATAAACATAGAAAATCTTGAAATTAATCTTATAAAATTAGGATATGAAAAAACAACTAGGGTTGCATTACCTGGCGAATTTACAATAAAGGGTACAACAATAGACCTATATCCATTTAACAAAGCACAACCAATAAGAATCTCGATGCATGTCGATAAAATAGAAGAAATCAAATATTTTAATCCCTTAACTCAATTAAAACAAGAAAATGAAATTTTAGAATTTGATATAATTCCTACAAAAGAAATCATTTGGAATAACGAAAGCATAAACATACTAAAACAACACATAAAAGAAAATGAATACAAAAAATTATTTGAACAAATTCAAACAAAATATAATGTAAGAGCAGAAGAAATGTTCTATCCATTAATAGGCAATACATACTTAAGTCAAGAAATAAATGCAGACATAATTACTATAAATTTCGAAATACCAAATTTACAAGCAGAGATAAAAAATATCTATAAAGAATATGAAAAACTCTATAATCAAGCAATAGAGACAGGAGAAAAAACAATTGCCCCAAAAAAAATTTTCACGAACCTAAACAATCTAAGATTAAAAACTCACATCTTATTCGCCAAAACCCCTGCCCCTACAAAAACAGAAGAAATCATAGAATTTAAAATAGAAAGTGAATGTAAATGTTTTTCAAACATTGCACTTGCAAAGGAGAAAATACAAAATTGGCTAAATAATGGATTTAAAGTAATAATTGCAGCAGAATCTAACTCACAAAAAGAAAAATTAAAATACATATTCAAAGAGCTACATCAAATCAAAATTGAAGTATTAAAAATATCAAGCTCACTTATAATAAACAAAGAAAAAATAGCAATTATTCTTGAATCAGATATCTTCAATAGAATACAAAAAACAAATAAAGCTTTCGAATCATCAAAAACAAAAACCATTGATTCATTCATTGAAATTGAAAAAAATAGTCATATTGTTCACATAAACCATGGAATTGGAATATTTAGAAAGATAAAAAGAATTAAAACAAGTCTTCTTGAAAAAGACTACATTGAAATTGAATATGCAGACAACGAAAAATTATTTATTCCAATTGAGCAAACACACCTCATTCAAAGATATATCGGCAATGAAACTCAAAACATAAAATTAGATAAAATCAGCTCAAAAACCTGGGAAAAGAAAAAAGCTTATGCAAAGAAAAGAATTGATGCAATTGCTGATAAGCTTGTCTCACTTTACTTAGAAAGAGAAAGCACTAAGGGATTTCAATATCCTCAAGATGATGAATGGCAATTATTATTTGAAGCAGAATTTCCATACAATGAAACTCCAGACCAATTAACAGCAATATCAGAAATCAAACAAGATATGATGAGTCCAAAAGTAATGGATAGACTCCTATGCGGAGACGTTGGATTTGGTAAAACTGAAGTTGCAATGAGAGCTGCATTCAAAGCTGTCATGGGTAAAAAACAGGTAGCAATACTCTCTCCAACAACAATTCTTACAGAACAACACTTCAATACATTCAAGAAAAGATTTAAAAACTTTCCAGTCAAAATTGCAATGATTAGCAGATTCATAGGAAAATCAAAAGAAAGAGAAATTATTAAAAATTTAGAAACAGGCGAAATTGACATAATAATTGGAACACACAAAATACTCTCTAAGAAAATAATATACAAGAACTTAGGACTCATCATAATTGATGAAGAACAAAGATTTGGAGTAAGAGAAAAAGAAAGACTTAAAGAAATAAAAGTCTCTATTGACTGTCTTTCCTTATCAGCAACTCCAATTCCTAGATCTCTTCATATGTCATTAATCAAATTAAGAGACATCTCTGTCCTAAAAACTCCACCCCAAAACAGAATTAAAATAGAAACTTACGTAGAAGAATTTAACGAACTACTGATTAAACATGCAATAGAAAATGAGCTTTCCAGAGATGGACAAGTCTTCTTTGTACATCACAATATTCAAGAATTAGATTCAATAAAAGCAATACTAGAGAAAGTGGTCCCTTATGCAAGAATTGCAACTATCCACGCAAAGCTCACAGGTGAACAAATTGAAAATATTATGCATGATTTTATAAATAAATCATACCAGGTACTACTAGCAACAACAATAATTGAAAACGGAATAGATATTGAAAACGCAAATACAATAATAATTAACAATGCAAACAGATTTGGACTTGCACAACTATACCAGCTCAGAGGAAGAGTCGGCAGAAGTTCACAGAAAGCCTTTGCCTATTTTTTATACAAAGAAAACTCAAGCCTAAATGAAGGTGCTATTGAAAGACTAAAAGCAATATCTGAGCTTTCAGAACTTGGAGCAGGATTTCAAATTGCAATGAAAGATATGGAAATAAGGGGTGTTGGAAACCTACTTGGAAGAGAACAACATGGAGAGATAGAATCTATTGGATTGGATTACTATCTAACAATGTTAAACAAAGCAATTGAAAAACGAATGGGTAAAAATTCTAAGGAAGATAAAATCACTATTGAAATCAACTATAACGGATTTATACCCGACAGTTATATAAATAGTGAACAAGACAAAATATCAATTTATAAAAAAATTGCAGCAATTCAAAATGAAGAAGAAAATAATAAAATAAGATCTGAAATCTATGATCGATTTGGACCAATCCCAAAAGAGCTTAACACTCTACTTATGTTATCAGAATTAAAATTACTTGTTAAAAAACTTAATATTGCTAGTCTTAAAGAAAGAAATGGATTACTCGAAATCGAATATTTAAACACAAGCAGCATTCCTGTCACAAAAATAATACAAATAATAAAATACAATCCTACTATAATGAAAATAAACCCAGAATATAAAAATTCAGTTTTTCTAAACTTAAAAAATGTGAAAGAATCAGAGAAAATCAAATGTATATATAAAAATTTGAATCTATTATTATAA
- a CDS encoding LysM peptidoglycan-binding domain-containing protein — protein sequence MIILFKILELRRNIRSFIFRIKGIGVILWIMSSFDLYADFKHKVVRGDTLYAISVKYKVPIEELKNKNNLKSEKIRVGSILIIPSSSKVNTIVVGKIGDKLGKLDTDAKVHVVEVGDTIKSISKRYGIREKELVAWNNLSSKILKVGSKLNLDEPDFLKPYIVKKGDSLSKLSVDFDISIEDIIRFNSLESKNLVIGQKLYLKRASRDINFHYVKRGETLGKIAYVYGVTAKHLVRLNGERAINLKADSILDVSKIIEGNLSSPKSLQLKTRKHVHETFTSHRVSVGETLYSIARRYGVLLEDLKRWNNLSGNSIFNNQELKIYDKSKGSIVANEDLKEFVDNAGDSKTKVEAIANIVSNKNKKLDLNFLGVLDRRDAFDISALVVLEPKIPIFEANGVFHYWYKPKKVSQPSEFYSEDWYSPLNAYKKASQLFKSFEILVQSRPIKNNNLENKLVIIDPGHGGLDPGAIVKARDGLNNEIFVVEDEYVYDIALRLYVYLKEYGANVELTILSPDHLIRDSVSANNTFVNVKNEIYNDYDLNKTDTVDSWINGTQEGLRKRLAVVNKFVNKYKSIKAKDVLYISLHSDNSVGAPRCMGFYYQSENGKGFDAHSKNMIEKMTEGFKRTPYIKGQNLYMLKNNFVKTKLLVEVRNLAFDEDAWAIRSSKLRDRDSKILADAILKIFIGD from the coding sequence ATGATTATACTGTTCAAAATACTGGAATTAAGGAGAAATATTAGGTCTTTTATTTTTAGGATTAAAGGAATTGGTGTTATTTTATGGATAATGAGTTCCTTTGATTTATATGCTGATTTTAAACATAAAGTAGTAAGGGGTGATACCTTATATGCAATCTCTGTGAAGTATAAGGTTCCAATAGAAGAACTTAAAAATAAAAATAATCTAAAGTCTGAGAAGATTAGAGTAGGGAGTATATTAATTATTCCAAGTTCTTCTAAGGTTAACACGATTGTTGTTGGTAAAATTGGTGACAAGTTGGGTAAGCTTGACACTGATGCTAAGGTTCATGTTGTTGAAGTCGGTGATACTATTAAAAGTATATCGAAAAGATATGGCATTAGGGAAAAAGAATTGGTTGCTTGGAATAATTTAAGTTCTAAGATTCTTAAAGTTGGTTCTAAGTTGAATTTGGATGAGCCTGACTTTTTAAAACCGTATATAGTTAAAAAGGGTGATTCACTCTCTAAACTTTCTGTAGATTTTGATATTAGTATTGAAGATATTATACGATTTAATTCTCTAGAGAGTAAAAATTTAGTAATTGGTCAAAAATTATATTTGAAAAGGGCTTCTAGAGATATTAATTTTCATTATGTAAAGCGTGGAGAAACCCTTGGAAAGATTGCATATGTTTATGGTGTTACTGCAAAGCATCTTGTCCGTCTTAATGGAGAGAGGGCAATAAATTTAAAGGCAGATTCTATTTTAGATGTTTCAAAAATTATTGAAGGAAATTTGTCAAGTCCTAAGTCTTTACAATTAAAGACTCGAAAGCACGTTCATGAGACGTTTACATCCCATAGGGTGTCTGTTGGTGAGACTTTATATAGCATTGCCCGCAGATATGGGGTTTTGCTTGAAGATCTTAAGAGATGGAATAATTTAAGTGGAAATAGTATTTTTAATAATCAGGAACTTAAGATTTATGATAAAAGCAAGGGGTCAATTGTTGCAAATGAAGATTTAAAGGAGTTTGTGGATAATGCTGGTGATTCTAAGACTAAAGTTGAAGCTATTGCAAATATTGTCTCTAATAAGAATAAAAAGTTAGATTTGAATTTTTTAGGTGTTTTAGATAGGAGAGATGCTTTTGATATTAGTGCTTTAGTTGTATTGGAGCCTAAGATACCTATCTTTGAAGCTAATGGGGTTTTTCATTATTGGTATAAACCTAAAAAAGTCAGTCAGCCAAGTGAATTTTATTCAGAAGATTGGTATTCTCCTCTAAACGCTTATAAAAAAGCAAGTCAGCTTTTTAAGAGTTTTGAAATTCTTGTACAGTCCCGACCGATTAAAAATAATAATCTAGAAAATAAATTAGTAATTATTGATCCTGGGCATGGGGGACTTGATCCTGGTGCTATTGTTAAAGCTAGAGATGGACTTAATAATGAAATTTTTGTTGTCGAAGATGAATATGTTTATGATATTGCTTTAAGACTCTATGTGTATCTTAAAGAGTATGGAGCTAATGTTGAGCTTACTATTTTATCACCTGATCATTTAATTAGAGATAGCGTATCTGCTAATAATACATTTGTGAATGTTAAGAATGAAATTTATAATGATTATGATTTGAATAAAACAGATACAGTTGACTCTTGGATAAACGGTACTCAAGAGGGTTTGAGAAAAAGGTTAGCTGTTGTAAATAAGTTTGTAAATAAGTACAAAAGTATTAAGGCAAAAGATGTTCTTTATATTAGCTTACATTCTGATAATAGTGTTGGTGCACCTCGATGTATGGGATTTTATTACCAATCTGAAAATGGAAAAGGCTTTGATGCTCATTCTAAGAATATGATTGAAAAAATGACAGAAGGTTTTAAAAGAACTCCTTATATTAAGGGACAAAATCTTTATATGCTAAAAAATAACTTTGTTAAGACCAAGTTATTAGTTGAAGTTAGGAATTTGGCATTTGATGAGGACGCTTGGGCAATTAGATCTTCTAAGCTTAGAGATCGGGATTCTAAGATCCTTGCTGATGCCATTTTGAAAATATTTATAGGTGACTAA
- the rnmV gene encoding ribonuclease M5: MEHIKEIIVVEGKDDAKRIKEIFKCTIVETGGLYLKKATINVLKKAIKTNGIIIFTDSDKAGNLIRKQILKRMGNVDQNKIKHAHLKSKNQEVEISSKLEIITTLKKISTFENEKQIKSLSLNDLIELGITGDKSKKRREQIQEYFHLGNGNNKKLLERLNYFKIKREEIEKIILATNSKLPQKDLNLRPSG; this comes from the coding sequence CTGGAACATATAAAAGAAATAATTGTCGTCGAAGGTAAAGACGACGCTAAGAGAATAAAAGAAATATTTAAGTGCACTATAGTTGAAACTGGTGGATTATATCTTAAGAAAGCAACCATTAACGTTTTAAAAAAAGCAATAAAAACAAATGGTATTATTATTTTTACCGACAGTGACAAGGCGGGAAACTTAATCAGAAAGCAAATACTTAAAAGGATGGGCAACGTAGACCAAAATAAAATCAAGCATGCTCATCTTAAAAGCAAAAATCAAGAAGTAGAAATATCTTCAAAACTCGAAATAATAACAACCTTAAAAAAAATAAGTACTTTTGAAAATGAAAAACAAATTAAAAGCTTAAGTCTAAATGATCTAATAGAACTCGGCATCACAGGAGATAAATCTAAAAAAAGAAGAGAACAAATACAAGAATACTTCCATTTGGGGAATGGAAACAACAAAAAACTCCTAGAAAGACTTAATTACTTTAAAATAAAACGAGAAGAAATAGAAAAAATAATATTGGCAACAAACTCAAAACTCCCTCAGAAGGACTTGAACCTCCGACCAAGTGGTTAA
- a CDS encoding M18 family aminopeptidase, whose translation MNDHTLDISHFQNLLDKSLTPYHLVNYIEQKLMYYLNAKELKLEDKWTLETGYYYVKKEGTSLIAFNINTNKIHEPFLIAAAHSDSPSLKLKIESTEHKGNVFAHHIEVYGSPIISTWTDRDLSLAGVVYFNQKDGTTNSELITIENIGIIPNVAIHLNRKANEGFAYDAHENIMIITSFKKSIKEKILKKLQISEKDFLSCDLIFTASEPSKIIGSESEFLASKNLDNKSGCHAIINAFVNTNNNKNKVAIFFDNEEIGSVTSRGANSKLLTEILERIDHVLNLEKEEHIIKLNRSFIISMDGAHGVHPGYLCKHDPNYQISLGKGVTIKSNANFKYATTANGCAKLKALAMKNNIKIQEIMLKANINAGSTIGPIVNSQTGIETIDIGIPMWGMHSLRETIAISDHIEAIKLLRTFFENWN comes from the coding sequence ATGAATGATCATACATTAGATATATCACACTTCCAAAACCTATTAGATAAAAGCTTAACACCATACCATCTAGTAAACTACATTGAACAAAAATTGATGTACTATCTTAATGCAAAAGAATTAAAACTTGAGGATAAATGGACATTAGAAACAGGTTATTATTATGTAAAAAAAGAAGGAACAAGTCTTATTGCCTTCAACATTAATACAAATAAGATACATGAACCATTCCTAATAGCAGCAGCACACTCTGACAGTCCTAGCTTAAAACTTAAAATAGAATCTACAGAACACAAAGGTAATGTATTCGCTCACCACATCGAAGTTTATGGATCCCCAATAATTTCAACCTGGACTGACAGAGATCTAAGCTTAGCAGGAGTTGTATACTTTAATCAAAAAGATGGAACGACTAACTCAGAACTAATAACAATTGAAAATATTGGAATAATACCAAATGTTGCTATTCATTTAAACCGAAAGGCAAATGAAGGATTTGCATATGATGCTCATGAAAATATTATGATAATCACGAGTTTCAAAAAAAGTATTAAAGAAAAAATTCTAAAAAAACTACAAATATCTGAAAAAGATTTCTTATCATGCGATCTAATATTCACAGCGTCCGAACCTTCCAAAATTATAGGTAGCGAAAGTGAATTTTTAGCATCTAAAAATCTCGATAACAAATCAGGATGTCATGCCATCATAAATGCATTTGTTAACACAAATAACAACAAAAATAAAGTAGCCATATTCTTTGACAACGAAGAGATTGGATCTGTAACCTCTAGAGGAGCTAACTCAAAATTATTAACAGAAATCTTAGAAAGAATTGATCATGTTTTAAATTTAGAGAAAGAAGAACACATAATCAAATTGAACAGATCATTCATTATTTCAATGGATGGAGCACACGGAGTGCATCCAGGCTACCTATGTAAACATGACCCAAATTACCAAATAAGTCTAGGAAAAGGCGTAACTATTAAAAGCAATGCCAATTTCAAATATGCAACAACAGCAAATGGATGTGCAAAACTTAAAGCCTTAGCTATGAAAAATAATATCAAAATTCAAGAAATAATGCTGAAAGCAAATATCAATGCCGGAAGTACAATTGGACCAATTGTAAACTCCCAAACAGGCATTGAAACAATAGATATTGGAATCCCAATGTGGGGAATGCACTCTTTAAGAGAAACTATTGCAATATCAGATCACATAGAAGCAATAAAACTTTTAAGAACATTTTTTGAAAACTGGAATTAA
- a CDS encoding fructose-specific PTS transporter subunit EIIC gives MQDLLSKKLILLNYKAKSKDDVIEKMADMLNENGYLTNKKDFITDIKKREEISGTGLEEYIAMPHAKGSFVKKHGIAILRVQGEGFDFNSSDLKPSKLFFMIAVPEKITGDTHIKTISYLNNIFNNETLRQEIMSTNDTNRFLEIFLNSNSDVKTNENSSKNFILAVTACPTGIAHTYMAAESLKRAAAELNVEIKVETNGSSGVDNSIEEEEIKRAKGIIIASGKTIDKERFNGKQLIEVGVKDGIHKAKELIQNILDNKAEIYKSKELKGKIKTVKTTNTYKHLMNGVSFMLPFVVSGGIIIAISFMFGIKAFDINDPSYNKIADILMQIGSGNAFFLMIPILAGYISFSIAERPGLAPGMITGLMMSKGNAGFLGGILAGFIAGYVTSAIKSISQKMIPQKISGINPVLIYPFFSVIISGFLTYFLLAPIAYINTSIINMLNSLSGTNMALLGALLGGMMAIDMGGPVNKAAYAFGIATITAGNYIPHASVMAGGMIPPLGVALATSMFNNKFSQEEHEAGKVCYFLGACFITEGVIPFAATDPLKVIPACIIGSSIGGFLSALFEVKLMAPHGGIFILPIVTNPLMWIISILIGALITGLLIGFMKRDMK, from the coding sequence ATGCAAGATTTACTTTCTAAAAAATTAATACTATTGAACTATAAAGCCAAAAGTAAAGATGATGTAATTGAAAAAATGGCCGATATGCTCAATGAAAATGGATATCTGACAAATAAAAAAGATTTTATAACAGATATCAAAAAGCGAGAAGAAATAAGCGGAACAGGCCTTGAAGAATATATTGCAATGCCACATGCAAAAGGTAGTTTTGTTAAAAAACATGGAATAGCTATATTAAGAGTTCAAGGAGAAGGATTTGATTTTAACTCTTCCGATTTAAAACCCTCAAAACTATTCTTCATGATAGCTGTTCCTGAAAAAATTACAGGCGATACTCATATTAAAACAATATCTTATCTTAACAATATATTTAACAATGAAACTTTAAGACAAGAAATCATGAGTACAAATGATACAAATAGATTTTTAGAAATTTTTCTAAATAGCAACTCAGATGTAAAAACAAATGAAAATAGTTCAAAAAATTTCATTCTAGCAGTAACTGCCTGCCCTACAGGAATTGCACATACATACATGGCAGCTGAAAGCCTAAAAAGGGCAGCAGCTGAATTAAATGTAGAAATTAAAGTAGAAACTAATGGCTCTAGTGGAGTTGATAATTCAATAGAAGAAGAAGAAATAAAAAGAGCAAAAGGAATAATCATTGCATCCGGCAAAACCATTGATAAAGAAAGGTTTAATGGTAAACAACTAATCGAAGTTGGTGTAAAAGATGGCATACACAAAGCAAAAGAACTCATTCAAAATATTCTTGATAACAAGGCAGAAATATATAAGAGCAAAGAACTAAAAGGCAAAATCAAAACTGTCAAAACAACAAATACATACAAGCATTTAATGAACGGTGTGTCCTTTATGCTTCCATTTGTAGTATCCGGAGGAATAATTATTGCAATATCATTCATGTTTGGAATAAAAGCTTTCGATATAAATGATCCAAGCTACAATAAAATAGCAGACATTTTAATGCAAATCGGCAGTGGTAATGCCTTTTTCCTAATGATCCCAATACTTGCTGGATACATTTCATTCAGTATAGCAGAACGTCCCGGACTTGCACCTGGAATGATTACAGGCTTAATGATGAGTAAAGGAAATGCAGGCTTTCTGGGAGGGATCTTAGCAGGATTCATTGCAGGATACGTCACTTCAGCAATAAAATCAATCAGCCAAAAAATGATACCACAAAAAATAAGTGGTATCAATCCCGTTTTAATCTATCCATTTTTCTCAGTAATAATATCAGGTTTTCTAACATATTTCTTACTAGCACCAATTGCATATATTAATACATCTATAATAAATATGTTAAACTCACTAAGTGGAACAAATATGGCACTACTAGGTGCATTGCTTGGTGGAATGATGGCAATAGATATGGGTGGCCCCGTAAACAAAGCGGCTTATGCATTCGGAATAGCAACAATAACTGCAGGAAATTATATTCCCCACGCAAGTGTAATGGCAGGAGGAATGATTCCTCCACTTGGAGTTGCACTTGCAACTAGCATGTTCAATAACAAATTCTCCCAAGAAGAACATGAAGCTGGAAAAGTTTGTTACTTTTTAGGTGCATGCTTTATAACAGAAGGAGTAATTCCTTTTGCAGCAACAGATCCTTTAAAAGTAATACCTGCTTGCATAATAGGCTCATCCATAGGAGGGTTTCTATCTGCATTATTTGAAGTAAAGCTTATGGCTCCACACGGAGGTATCTTCATTCTTCCAATAGTAACCAATCCATTAATGTGGATAATATCTATTTTAATAGGCGCCTTGATAACAGGCTTATTAATAGGATTTATGAAAAGGGATATGAAATAA